Proteins found in one Triticum aestivum cultivar Chinese Spring chromosome 4D, IWGSC CS RefSeq v2.1, whole genome shotgun sequence genomic segment:
- the LOC123099006 gene encoding transcription factor bHLH57 has protein sequence MERMQLQGPIITSLCWADQAAASASAAQVPFLALLQGAAMGDGGPGVKRESYGAAAGFACRPAASDVDLLESCVTQLPAPPVVEALAAKRRKRPRTRPRAPPPEKRKKPEEAECQRMTHIAVERNRRRLMNDHLASLRALIPSDYIPRGDQATVVGGAIDYVKQLEQQLVALQALAAAHRGEGPVGTAATAASDGVFVSPQYTSFSQAGGVGGGVDVEAMAAVGGHVRVRVAGRRWPGRLVRAVAAMENLRMAVLHLAVTSVGHDAVVYCFNLKMEDGCEVSTADEVATVVHQIFAYAAGSCC, from the exons ATGGAGAGGATGCAGCTGCAAGGCCCCATCATCACCTCCCTG TGCTGGGCGGACCAGGCGGCGGCGAGCGCCAGCGCCGCGCAGGTGCCTTTCTTGGCGCTGCTCCAGGGCGCCGCCATGGGGGACGGCGGACCAGGGGTGAAGCGGGAGTCCTACGGAGCCGCCGCTGGCTTCGCGTGCCGGCCGGCTGCGTCCGACGTCGACCTGCTCGAGAGCTGCGTCACGCAGCTGCCGGCGCCCCCGGTGGTCGAGGCGCTGGCCGCGAAGCGGAGGAAGCGGCCGCGGACGCGCCCGCGCGCGCCCCCGCCGGAGAAGCGCAAGAAGCCGGAGGAGGCCGAGTGCCAGCGGATGACGCACATCGCCGTCGAGCGCAACCGCCGCCGCCTCATGAACGACCACCTCGCCTCCCTCCGCGCCCTCATCCCCTCCGATTACATCCCACGG GGTGACCAAGCGACGGTGGTGGGGGGAGCCATCGACTACGTGAAGCAGCTGGAGCAGCAGCTGGTGGCGCTGCAGGCGTTGGCGGCGGCGCATCGCGGCGAGGGGCCCGTGGGGACGGCGGCCACGGCGGCGTCGGACGGCGTGTTCGTGTCGCCGCAGTACACGAGCTTCTCCCAGGCCGGCGGCGTCGGCGGAGGCGTGGACGtggaggcgatggccgcggtgggGGGCCACGTGCGGGTGCGCGTcgcggggaggcggtggccgggGCGGCTCGTGCGCGCCGTGGCCGCCATGGAGAACCTCCGCATGGCCGTGCTGCACCTCGCCGTCACCTCCGTGGGCCACGACGCCGTGGTCTACTGCTTCAACCTTAAG